Proteins found in one Candidatus Methanoperedens sp. genomic segment:
- a CDS encoding HEPN domain-containing protein has product MSIDELERSGIIKKLPTDRKKINDSLDLARRDMNIARNVLDENCDWAFSIAYNSILQSVRALMFSKGYRPSSDSGHVSAVRFARLFLKEEDVISFDRMRRKRHTAVYDTVGSISRAEAENALLRAKKFIMEVEMLIKDN; this is encoded by the coding sequence ATGAGCATTGATGAACTTGAAAGATCTGGTATCATAAAGAAACTGCCAACTGACAGGAAAAAGATAAATGACTCACTTGATCTGGCAAGACGCGATATGAATATTGCAAGGAATGTGCTTGATGAAAATTGTGACTGGGCTTTTTCTATTGCCTACAATTCAATACTTCAATCTGTCCGTGCCCTTATGTTTTCAAAAGGATACCGCCCATCTTCGGATTCAGGTCATGTTTCAGCAGTCAGGTTTGCGAGGCTCTTCTTAAAGGAAGAGGATGTGATATCCTTTGATCGGATGAGAAGGAAAAGACATACAGCGGTATATGATACTGTCGGGTCGATCTCCAGAGCTGAAGCTGAAAATGCCCTTTTACGGGCAAAAAAGTTTATTATGGAAGTTGAAATGCTGATAAAAGATAATTGA
- a CDS encoding ArsR family transcriptional regulator: MLEKLFTSKTRVKLLTLFLLNPETKLYVREIARKTGENTNAIRRELQNLNDIGLLLSEKKGNLKYYSTNKKMPIYIELTNIVLKTEGVGRTLSENLDMLGNIETAFIYGSFASGNAGGKSDIDLFIIGKVHEDELILCIEKLEKELYREINYVIFTPAEFIQRIKNNDPFIKNVLSEKRVMLIGDLNEH, translated from the coding sequence ATGCTTGAAAAACTGTTTACCTCAAAAACAAGGGTAAAGTTACTTACCCTTTTTCTCCTTAACCCGGAAACTAAGTTGTATGTCAGGGAAATCGCAAGAAAAACAGGCGAGAACACGAATGCAATCAGAAGAGAGCTCCAGAATCTGAACGATATCGGTCTGCTCTTAAGTGAAAAGAAAGGAAATTTAAAATATTATTCAACAAATAAAAAGATGCCAATTTATATAGAATTAACGAATATCGTCCTGAAAACCGAGGGAGTTGGGAGAACTCTCTCCGAGAATCTGGACATGCTTGGTAATATTGAAACGGCCTTCATCTATGGATCATTTGCCAGTGGCAATGCTGGAGGTAAAAGCGATATTGATCTTTTCATAATCGGGAAAGTACATGAAGATGAACTTATACTTTGCATAGAAAAACTCGAAAAAGAACTCTACCGCGAGATAAACTATGTTATTTTCACCCCTGCTGAGTTCATTCAGAGGATAAAGAATAATGATCCTTTTATAAAGAATGTACTTAGTGAGAAAAGAGTAATGCTGATAGGTGATTTGAATGAGCATTGA
- a CDS encoding radical SAM protein codes for MKKERWGNLGSKFAHLTSAHPCYNEKAHFTTARIHLPVAPRCNIQCNYCIRKLDKCEHRPGVAGTILNPREALVRLDKYAKEMQNLKVVGIAGPGESLANEDTLETMRLVHEKYPGLIKCVASNGLMLSERVDDLVRAGVTSVTVTINAVDPEVGAKIYSFVRYHDKTYRGVEGAKLLIEKQFEGIKKASEAGLNVKVNTVLIPDINFSQIKEIAKKAAENGAIIMNIIPMIPLNKFEKERPPDCDELNIARTIAEEFLPQFRLCRQCRADAVGVPGAEPCGSPVQQRTATEYYHA; via the coding sequence ATGAAAAAAGAACGCTGGGGAAACCTTGGCTCAAAATTTGCGCATCTTACGAGCGCTCACCCGTGTTATAATGAAAAAGCGCATTTCACGACCGCAAGGATACACTTGCCGGTTGCGCCGCGCTGTAATATACAGTGCAATTATTGTATCCGCAAATTAGATAAATGCGAACACAGGCCGGGTGTTGCAGGAACTATTCTTAATCCCCGTGAAGCCCTTGTGAGGCTTGATAAATATGCAAAGGAAATGCAGAATCTCAAGGTCGTGGGCATCGCAGGACCCGGTGAGTCCCTTGCAAATGAAGATACACTGGAAACCATGCGTCTTGTGCATGAAAAATATCCCGGACTTATAAAATGCGTGGCAAGCAACGGGCTTATGCTCTCCGAAAGGGTGGATGACCTTGTCAGGGCCGGAGTAACAAGTGTCACTGTAACAATAAACGCAGTTGACCCGGAGGTCGGCGCAAAGATATATTCCTTTGTCCGGTACCATGATAAAACATATAGGGGCGTGGAAGGCGCAAAACTCCTGATCGAGAAACAGTTCGAAGGGATAAAGAAGGCAAGTGAAGCCGGACTGAACGTTAAAGTCAATACTGTACTTATTCCTGATATCAACTTTTCCCAGATAAAGGAAATCGCAAAAAAAGCAGCAGAGAACGGCGCAATAATAATGAACATCATTCCCATGATACCACTTAACAAGTTTGAAAAGGAAAGACCCCCGGATTGCGATGAACTTAACATTGCAAGAACCATTGCGGAAGAATTCCTGCCGCAGTTCCGGCTGTGCAGGCAGTGCCGCGCGGATGCGGTTGGAGTCCCGGGTGCAGAACCCTGCGGCTCACCCGTACAGCAGCGCACAGCCACTGAATATTATCATGCTTAA